The Terriglobales bacterium genome window below encodes:
- a CDS encoding YfiR family protein, with the protein MRRPICIAIPFRRAPQPCMIATHAGRLFLFMALVIASVLIGTGNLHSQAATPTEYEVKAAYLYNLGKFVEWPAKTTTAPDSFSICVLGRDPFGATLDTLIASETINGKSIVVKRLPKPQDAVSCHILFISSSEESHLKEILSTLDKANVLTVSDIPQFTRRGGMIQFVLDANRVRFEINLTSAERANLTLSSQLLKVAISVRRDSHPGA; encoded by the coding sequence ATGAGGAGGCCCATTTGCATTGCAATTCCATTCCGACGCGCGCCACAACCCTGCATGATCGCCACTCATGCAGGCCGCCTGTTTTTATTCATGGCTTTGGTGATCGCGTCGGTACTTATCGGTACCGGAAACCTGCATTCCCAGGCGGCGACTCCAACTGAGTACGAGGTTAAGGCCGCCTACTTATACAACTTGGGAAAATTCGTTGAATGGCCCGCCAAGACTACAACCGCTCCCGATTCCTTCAGCATTTGCGTGCTTGGGCGCGATCCCTTCGGCGCGACCCTCGATACTCTCATCGCCAGTGAGACCATCAACGGCAAGAGCATAGTCGTCAAGCGACTTCCCAAGCCGCAAGACGCGGTAAGTTGTCACATCCTGTTCATCAGTTCCTCAGAGGAGAGTCACCTCAAAGAAATTCTGAGTACCCTCGACAAAGCAAATGTTTTGACGGTCAGCGACATACCGCAGTTCACCCGGCGGGGCGGCATGATCCAGTTCGTCCTGGACGCCAACCGAGTGCGTTTTGAGATTAACTTGACGAGCGCCGAGCGTGCCAACCTGACCTTGAGCTCCCAATTGCTAAAAGTCGCAATCAGCGTAAGAAGGGATTCTCATCCAGGAGCCTGA